In a genomic window of Trichoderma atroviride chromosome 4, complete sequence:
- a CDS encoding uncharacterized protein (EggNog:ENOG41), whose product MEHATAILARQAAIDALLRYVDGLDRADEAQLESAFTEDATLDLSALSSLGKTFGAIHGLDSISAVCMAAVGKALETTHSLTNILVKLNDENDNAIVTCYCEAQHIKQGQAFASDSQDNSLLVKSRYSASVSKKGSTWRIERLDIVPLWSKGNSSVLEQ is encoded by the coding sequence ATGGAGCACGCTACAGCGATTCTTGCAAGACAAGCAGCAATCGATGCTTTGCTACGATACGTAGACGGTCTCGACCGTGCCGACGAAGCCCAACTCGAATCTGCCTTTACTGAAGATGCTACTCTCGACCTCTCTGCTTTGAGCTCGCTGGGAAAGACTTTCGGGGCAATTCATGGTCTCGATAGTATTTCTGCCGTATGCATGGCAGCAGTAGGCAAGGCTCTAGAAACAACACATTCGTTGACCAACATTCTGGTCAAGCTAAACGACGAAAACGACAACGCCATTGTTACCTGTTACTGCGAAGCTCAACATATCAAGCAAGGCCAAGCGTTTGCCTCTGATTCTCAGGATAACTCACTTCTAGTGAAAAGTCGGTACAGCGCATCGGTTTCAAAGAAGGGGTCTACGTGGAGAATTGAACGATTGGATATTGTGCCACTGTGGAGCAAGGGCAACTCGAGTGTGCTGGAGCAATGA
- a CDS encoding uncharacterized protein (EggNog:ENOG41~TransMembrane:1 (n3-11c16/17o378-402i)), with protein MKVLISGAGITGNALAYWLSKLGHDVTVIERFPELRTTGLQVDLRGPGIEVLKLMGFDEAFRAKSVPEQGMLIVDSANRRRAYFGVNNSGKGRQSFTTQYEIMRGDLCQLMHDAIKEKVTFRFGTSIESFKQKHNLVEVHFSDGKTEHFDFVVGADGMGSNTRKLMLGPGVQDALRPVKGAYTAYFTIPRPIEKGEEYNCTFYLATRRRAIMTRRHTPDEIQIYLPCNTESERMKKAHRAGVEEQKKALAEVFQDAGWSAKSILQDMYDSKNFYCERLGLVKLDSWFDGNVALVGDAAYCPSPLTGMGTTSGLVGAYVLAGEISRCCGNAKDRSQKPTEGLDVALKAYDDKFRPFIELVTDGIGDNTVFWNKMVSSSLAVAMVNLLLGLASLFGVNIGNWILQENTQGWKLPIYQNL; from the coding sequence ATGAAGGTGTTAATCAGCGGCGCGGGTATTACTGGCAATGCCCTCGCTTACTGGCTCTCGAAACTAGGCCACGATGTCACTGTCATTGAGCGTTTCCCTGAACTCCGAACTACTGGTCTCCAAGTAGACCTACGCGGCCCCGGAATTGAAGTCTTAAAGCTCATGGGATTCGACGAAGCTTTCCGCGCAAAGTCCGTACCGGAGCAAGGAATGCTTATAGTCGACAGCGCAAACAGACGACGCGCCTACTTTGGAGTGAACAACTCGGGTAAAGGACGACAGAGCTTTACCACCCAATATGAAATCATGAGAGGTGACCTCTGTCAACTCATGCATGACGCCATTAAAGAAAAGGTCACTTTCCGTTTCGGAACTTCGATTGAAAGCTTCAAACAGAAGCACAATTTGGTTGAAGTTCACTTCTCCGATGGCAAAACGGAACATTTCGATTTCGTAGTTGGTGCCGACGGCATGGGCTCAAACACTCGCAAATTAATGCTAGGCCCAGGTGTTCAAGATGCACTACGTCCAGTAAAGGGTGCTTATACAGCCTATTTTACAATACCTCGTCCTAttgagaaaggagaggagTATAACTGCACGTTTTATCTGGCAACTAGACGACGCGCCATCATGACTCGAAGACACACTCCGGATGAGATCCAAATCTATCTGCCCTGCAATACCGAGTCGGAACGAATGAAAAAGGCTCACCGAGCCGGCGtcgaagagcaaaagaaggcttTGGCGGAGGTTttccaagatgctggatggAGCGCAAAGAGTATCCTACAAGACATGTACGATTCCAAAAACTTTTACTGTGAGCGTCTGGGCTTGGTCAAACTCGACTCTTGGTTTGACGGTAATGTAGCTCttgttggcgatgctgcgTACTGTCCCTCACCACTTACAGGCATGGGCACTACCTCCGGCCTTGTAGGAGCTTACGTCTTGGCTGGTGAAATCAGCCGTTGTTGCGGAAATGCAAAGGACAGGAGTCAAAAGCCTACGGAGGGACTCGATGTGGCACTTAAAGCCTATGACGACAAATTTCGACCCTTCATCGAGCTGGTGACCGATGGAATCGGTGACAATACTGTCTTTTGGAATAAGATGGTATCGTCGTCTCTTGCTGTTGCTATGGTCAACCTGCTCCTTGGTTTAGCTTCTCTGTTTGGAGTCAATATTGGAAACTGGATTCTGCAGGAGAACACGCAGGGATGGAAGTTACCCATATACCAGAATCTCTAA
- a CDS encoding uncharacterized protein (EggNog:ENOG41), with protein sequence MAIRVRESTKDDLPAIARIAAAAFHPKTDIISARIFPAQQQDATLDNDIVSWRYAKKTASLSSPHALMVVAVDDSLNDQVVGFALWDVYSEKASNQPQPSAQEPPPPCFDQEAFAELRAIVSSDHQEMFGERGIKDVWHLDYLGVDPQQQRKGIGKILLDWGISRAAGDKKDCYLLATPAGKPLYTKTGFEHVRVVPIFGVSHHSMLLRHNR encoded by the exons ATGGCGATACGTGTGCGCGAGTCCACCAAGGACGACCTCCCCGCCATTGCTCGCATTGCGGCTGCAGCCTTTCATCCCAAAACAGACATCATTTCAGCGCGGATATTCCCTGCCCAACAACAAGATGCTACGTTAGATAATGACATAGTTTCATGGAGATATGCAAAAAAGACGGCAAGCCTGTCCTCCCCACATGCACTCATGGTCGTAGCGGTCGACGACTCCTTAAACGACCAGGTGGTGGGCTTTGCGCTCTGGGACGTGTACTCCGAAAAGGCGTCCAATcagccccagcccagcgctcaagagccaccgccgcccTGTTTTGACCAGGAGGCGTTTGCAGAGCTGCGTGCAATTGTCTCGTCCGACCACCAGGAGATGTTCGGAGAAAGAGGCATCAAGGATGTCTGGC ATCTTGATTACCTCGGGGTGGatccgcagcagcagcggaaGGGGATCGGGAAGATCCTCTTGGACTGGGGCATCAGTCGAGCAGCAGGCGACAAGAAGGATTGCTACCTGCTTGCGACGCCTGCCGGAAAGCCGCTGTATACTAAGACGGGTTTTGAGCACGTCAGGGTTGTACCAATATTTGGCGTTTCGCACCATTCCATGCTGCTTAGACACAACAGGTGA
- a CDS encoding uncharacterized protein (EggNog:ENOG41) gives MIQKSACLSCRTAKIRCVLDTFAQHGKCKRCFNANNECVFSTIAPRQRRKRTDTRVTVLEKRLSELQAAVDLQRPAQDDGGATHVTASEIALAPPPGYRDENRTAIGAERCPLEAEDENSFHDSRYQPSLERLFASGLLSTDAAIRLFNDFINNALPQYPILTLSRAENFDWFRAHQPTLLLAIIAAACRASNPCLFRKLSVHLRGDLSEQVMVQGNRSIELVQAILVMVEWYDVPEDLRRLNFYAWIQTAGLMVRELGLWPWSEDTDSSADLTMAQWRISFATYLPLSTAAVSLRRPMPLVWTESMRNGVGAFEKNSVLDNDKRLAAWVRLQMIAEEVEALRAKASLVAKVQGEADPSGLVDQHTLSSLESRFSRWRDDSQLVFNGSLRMHFFYCRIKFYELAVTCSPFRSASHPKTWPPSLAIAGDMTYVRTIMSLIQSSHSALDTLVLFDTATYRCCPTVVSIRPLYALQELFTIWKAVRNRQGYLSEFVTEEVLALKFYARQTEDFFKQVVGVEGFDVPRMALKTLPNLLFSLDDIKNHERLRQAQQPERVSQNNSPRATTESPSPSANDLEVILIIDLGEIQAPSESQSRDRVQDDTRMDAALQWPATEPANDGFNVTLEDTLLAPELGTLMAPDSVLDPDWLFSE, from the exons ATGATACAAAAGAGCGCCTGTCTTTCGTGCCGTACGGCCAAAATTCGCTGCGTGCTGGATACCTTTGCCCAGCATGGCAAATGCAAGCGGTgcttcaacgccaacaacGAATGCGTGTTCAGCACCATTGCGCCTAGGcaacgaagaaaaagaactgATACGCGTGTAACGGTATTGGAGAAGCGGCTCTCAGAGCTGCAAGCAGCGGTGGATCTGCAAAGACCGGCGCAGGACGATGGTGGCGCGACGCATGTCACCGCCAGCGAGATTGCGCTTGCGCCACCGCCAGGATATCGCGATGAGAATAGGACAGCAATTGGGGCCGAAAGATGTCCGcttgaagcagaagatgaaaacTCATTTCACGATTCCCGGTACCAGCCATCTTTGGAGAGGCTTTTTGCTTCAGGATTGCTGTCAACGGACGCCGCCATACGTCTTTTCAACGACTTCATCAATAATGCCTTACCGCAATATCCCATCTTGACATTATCCCGAGCCGAGAATTTTGATTGGTTCAGAGCACACCAGCCTACGTTACTCCTTGCCATTATCGCTGCTGCCTGCAGAGCATCCAACCCATGCCTCTTCCGAAAGCTCAGTGTCCATTTACGAGGGGACCTATCAGAGCAGGTCATGGTCCAGGGGAACAGATCTATCGAACTGGTCCAGGCCATTCTGGTCATGGTGGAGTGGTACGATGTGCCTGAGGACCTGAGACGCCTAAACTTCTACGCATGGATCCAGACCGCAGGCCTCATGGTACGCGAGCTGGGCCTTTGGCCGTGGAGCGAGGACACCGATTCATCTGCGGACCTTACTATGGCTCAGTGGCGCATCTCTTTTGCGACGTATCTACCCTTGTCAAC TGCTGCTGTCAGCCTACGCCGACCCATGCCTTTAGTATGGACTGAGAGCATGCGAAATGGTGTGGGTGCCTTTGAGAAGAATAGTGTGCTCGATAATGACAAACGATTGGCTGCATGGGTAAGGTTGCAGATGATAGCGGAAGAGGTCGAGGCTCTGAGGGCCAAGGCATCATTGGTGGCCAAGGTGCAAGGCGAAGCTGATCCTTCCGGCCTCGTTGACCAGCATACTCTGTCGTCTCTTGAAAGCAGGTTTAGTAGATGGCGAGACGATTCTCAGCTTGTCTTCAACG GCTCACTCCGCATGCACTTCTTTTACTGCCGCATCAAGTTTTACGAGCTGGCTGTGACCTGCAGCCCATTCCGGTCAGCATCACACCCAAAGACATGGCCACCGTCCTTGGCAATTGCTGGGGATATGACTTACGTTCGAACAATCATGTCTTTGATACAGTCCAGCCACTCCGCTCTGGACACGCTGGTGCTCTTCGACACGGCAACGTACCGCTGTTGTCCCACCGTCGTTAGTATACGGCCTCTCTACGCATTACAAGAGTTATTCACCATATGGAAGGCTGTTCGTAACCGCCAGGGATACCTATCTGAGTTTGTGACTGAGGAGGTGCTGGCCCTGAAATTCTACGCCAGACAGACGGAAGATTTTTTCAAACAGGTAGTAGGGGTAGAAGGATTTGATGTTCCCcggatggcgttgaagacgcTGCCTAATCTTTTGTTCTCTCTGGACGATATTAAAAACCACGAGAGACTGCgccaagcacagcagccggAACGTGTCAGCCAGAATAATTCACCCCGAGCTACAACCGAGTCGCCAAGCCCGTCGGCCAATGACCTCGAAGTAATATTGATTATTGACTTGGGCGAGATCCAAGCGCCTTCGGAGAGTCAGAGTCGAGACCGGGTCCAGGATGATACAAGAATGGATGCAGCCCTGCAGTGGCCAGCTACGGAGCCTGCTAACGACGGCTTCAACGTTACGCTGGAGGATACGCTTTTGGCGCCCGAGCTGGGGACGCTGATGGCGCCAGATTCGGTGTTGGACCCAGACTGGCTGTTTTCCGAGTGA